In Strix uralensis isolate ZFMK-TIS-50842 chromosome 18, bStrUra1, whole genome shotgun sequence, one DNA window encodes the following:
- the CASS4 gene encoding cas scaffolding protein family member 4 isoform X2 — protein sequence MKVNNTLAKALYDNKAECSDELAFRKGDILTVLDQNVIGSEGWWKCSLHGRQGLAPANRLQLLTASQAVLLPPSTRGDSTESPVAQQNIYQVPSVPKSTVLSSTYEKMEGWVKSPGRVSTLSAQGVYQVPALAAQLLSERTQSSTNQYLLTLPRACRASVPNIRSEVYDVPSTQRRESLLTQSGATPPTARKGSVLVRSPECFQEEQKQLYNIPSSSEKAGAVIQKASPVGNLYDVPPKRETDVSENASWKKCWDHYNTLPNPRKSEWIYDIPVSPEKTGLKQNPSGHSVENQVLYDIPPARYKALTTNTEAKVVNPQLYDIPPTQRKLTFPDIHLYDVPSSRDMLLLPQNGSCDVSPSLLTPKTETQISEENVYDIPKGLPTAVQSKKEMEKASDISGDQAYSAPPELSRLKLEQDRLSVSSVDSSTLSTSSDSSAESFSLSSSEEPVKEIKLDLDVAIETLTRLQHSVSSSVASLMIFVSSKWRLQEHLEKSIEEIRRAVDHIKVSLGEFLAFAQAIKVNASYLTDNNLQTRIKKQLEILMNSFKILTETREALNSCNWSLEALVLRKPQNNPDDLDRFVMVARTIPDDIKRFVSIIIANGKLLFKKNEKEQELKQSKANPEHKMAKQITVPRRTEIDSLQKNSPDKHNQTQVSSEKPKENVTEDCDYVQLQAQKIISGKEVAKKSTDSKPKVLPSAKKTVIQSKQDSAKKITLPEHCKLCFSALHKAIGVFTNSLSNNQPPEVFISHSKLIIMVGQKLVDSLCQETQERDARNDILHSSSRFCSLLKNLALATKNAAIQYPNANAMRELQDQTEELSKYTQQFRAMME from the exons ATGAAGGTCAAT aatACCTTGGCAAAGGCACTGTACGACAACAAAGCGGAGTGCTCAGATGAGCTGGCCTTCCGCAAAGGAGACATCCTGACGGTTCTGGACCAAAACGTCATTGGCAGTGAGGGCTGGTGGAAATGCTCCCTCCACGGCAGGCAGGGCCTGGCCCCCGCTAACCGCCTCCAGCTCCTCACCGCCTCTCAGGCTGTCCTGCTGCCTCCTTCCACCCGGGGTGACTCCACAGAATCGCCAGTGGCCCAACAAAACATCTACCAGGTTCCTTCTGTCCCCAAGTCTACTGTCTTGTCGTCTACCTATGAGAAGATGGAGGGGTGGGTTAAATCTCCAGGCAGGGTCTCTACCCTGTCTGCCCAAGGAGTATATCAGGTACCAGCCTTGGCTGCACAGCTGCTCAGTGAAAGGACCCAAAGCTCAACAAACCAG TACCTGCTTACTCTCCCAAGAGCATGCCGAGCTTCAGTCCCAAATATCAGGAGCGAGGTGTATGATGTCCCTTCCACACAGCGCCGGGAGTCCTTGCTCACACAG AGTGGTGCCACTCCTCCCACTGCGCGAAAGGGCTCTGTGCTGGTCAGATCCCCCGAGTGTTTCCAGGAAGAGCAGAAGCAGCTTTACAACATCCCATCCAGCTCAGAAAAAGCGGGAGCTGTTATCCAGAAAGCCTCACCAGTGGGCAAC TTATATGATGTCCCTCCCAAAAGAGAAACTGATGTTTCAGAAAATGCATCTTGGAAAAAGTGCTGGGACCATTACAATACCTTGCCAAATCCTCGAAAGTCAGAATGGATTTATGATATTCCAGTATCACCCGAAAAAACAGGATTAAAACAAAACCCTTCTGGCCATTCCGTGGAGAACCAGGTGCTGTACGATATACCACCAGCCAGATACAAGGCGCTAACCACAAATACTGAAGCCAAAGTTGTAAATCCACAATTATATGATATTCCACCAACACAACGGAAATTAACATTTCCAGATATCCATCTTTATGATGTTCCATCGTCACGGGACATGCTCCTTTTGCCACAAAATGGTAGCTGTGATGTATCCCCTAGTCTCCTGACGCCAAAGACTGAGACTCAGATCTCTGAAGAGAATGTTTATGATATTCCAAAAGGTTTGCCCACCGCTGTGCAGTCcaagaaagagatggaaaaagcCAGCGATATTTCTGGAGACCAAGCATACAGTGCTCCTCCAGAGCTCTCAAGATTAAAATTAGAACAAGACAGATTATCTGTTTCTAGTGTGGATAGCAGCACGCTCTCCACATCCTCAGACTCTTCTGCTGAGTCTTTTTCTTTGTCATCATCAGAAGAGCCTGTCAAAGAAATTAAACTGGACCTTGATGTAGCAATAGAGACACTGACTAGATTGCAGCACAGTGTATCCAGCTCAGTTGCAAGTTTAATGATCTTTGTGAGTAGTAAATGGAGATTACAAGAACACCTAGAGAAAAGCATTGAAGAAATCCGTAGAGCAGTTGATCATATAAAAGTATCACTGGGAGAATTCTTGGCCTTTGCTCAAGCCATAAAGGTAAATGCCTCTTACCTCACTGATAACAACCTTCAGACCAGAATTAAAAAACAGCTAGAAATCCTTATGAACTCATTCaaaattttaacagaaacaagAGAAGCTCTAAACAGCTGCAACTGGTCACTAGAGGCTTTGGTCCTCAGGAAACCTCAGAACAACCCAGATGATCTTGATCGCTTTGTTATGGTAGCCCGCACGATTCCGGATGATATCAAGAGGTTTGTATCCATCATAATTGCCAATGGAAAGCTTCTCTTCAAAAAGAATGAGAAGGAACAAGAACTGAAGCAATCAAAAGCGAATCCAGAACACAAAATGGCAAAACAAATCACAGTGCCAAGAAGAACAGAAATAGATTCACTTCAAAAAAATAGTCCTGATAAACACAACCAAACTCAGGTCTCTTctgaaaaaccaaaagaaaatgtcactgagGACTGTGATTATGTTCAGCTACAG GCACAGAAAATCATTTCAGGGAAAGAAGTAGCAAAGAAGAGTACAGATTCAAAACCAAAG GTTTTGCCATCTGCAAAAAAGACTGTAATTCAAAGCAAGCAGGACTCTGCAAAGAAAATCACTCTCCCAGAACACTGTAAGCTGTGTTTCAGTGCACTTCACAAGGCAATTGGTGTATTTACTAATAGTCTGAGCAATAACCAGCCACCCGAAGTCTTCATATCCCACAGCAAATTGATCATTATGGTGGGACAAAAGTTAGTGGATTCCCTCTGCCAGGAAACTCAAGAAAGAGATGCTCGGAATGACATTCTCCACAGCAGCAGCCGGTTTTGCAGCCTCTTGAAGAATCTGGCTCTCGCCACAAAAAATGCTGCAATACAATATCCAAATGCAAATGCTATGAGGGAACTTCAGGATCAAACTGAGGAGCTGTCTAAGTACACACAGCAGTTTAGAGCAATGATGGAATGA
- the CASS4 gene encoding cas scaffolding protein family member 4 isoform X4, with the protein MKVNNTLAKALYDNKAECSDELAFRKGDILTVLDQNVIGSEGWWKCSLHGRQGLAPANRLQLLTASQAVLLPPSTRGDSTESPVAQQNIYQVPSVPKSTVLSSTYEKMEGWVKSPGRVSTLSAQGVYQVPALAAQLLSERTQSSTNQYLLTLPRACRASVPNIRSEVYDVPSTQRRESLLTQSGATPPTARKGSVLVRSPECFQEEQKQLYNIPSSSEKAGAVIQKASPVGNLYDVPPKRETDVSENASWKKCWDHYNTLPNPRKSEWIYDIPVSPEKTGLKQNPSGHSVENQVLYDIPPARYKALTTNTEAKVVNPQLYDIPPTQRKLTFPDIHLYDVPSSRDMLLLPQNGSCDVSPSLLTPKTETQISEENVYDIPKGLPTAVQSKKEMEKASDISGDQAYSAPPELSRLKLEQDRLSVSSVDSSTLSTSSDSSAESFSLSSSEEPVKEIKLDLDVAIETLTRLQHSVSSSVASLMIFVSSKWRLQEHLEKSIEEIRRAVDHIKVSLGEFLAFAQAIKVNASYLTDNNLQTRIKKQLEILMNSFKILTETREALNSCNWSLEALVLRKPQNNPDDLDRFVMVARTIPDDIKRFVSIIIANGKLLFKKNEKEQELKQSKANPEHKMAKQITVPRRTEIDSLQKNSPDKHNQTQVSSEKPKENVTEDCDYVQLQVLPSAKKTVIQSKQDSAKKITLPEHCKLCFSALHKAIGVFTNSLSNNQPPEVFISHSKLIIMVGQKLVDSLCQETQERDARNDILHSSSRFCSLLKNLALATKNAAIQYPNANAMRELQDQTEELSKYTQQFRAMME; encoded by the exons ATGAAGGTCAAT aatACCTTGGCAAAGGCACTGTACGACAACAAAGCGGAGTGCTCAGATGAGCTGGCCTTCCGCAAAGGAGACATCCTGACGGTTCTGGACCAAAACGTCATTGGCAGTGAGGGCTGGTGGAAATGCTCCCTCCACGGCAGGCAGGGCCTGGCCCCCGCTAACCGCCTCCAGCTCCTCACCGCCTCTCAGGCTGTCCTGCTGCCTCCTTCCACCCGGGGTGACTCCACAGAATCGCCAGTGGCCCAACAAAACATCTACCAGGTTCCTTCTGTCCCCAAGTCTACTGTCTTGTCGTCTACCTATGAGAAGATGGAGGGGTGGGTTAAATCTCCAGGCAGGGTCTCTACCCTGTCTGCCCAAGGAGTATATCAGGTACCAGCCTTGGCTGCACAGCTGCTCAGTGAAAGGACCCAAAGCTCAACAAACCAG TACCTGCTTACTCTCCCAAGAGCATGCCGAGCTTCAGTCCCAAATATCAGGAGCGAGGTGTATGATGTCCCTTCCACACAGCGCCGGGAGTCCTTGCTCACACAG AGTGGTGCCACTCCTCCCACTGCGCGAAAGGGCTCTGTGCTGGTCAGATCCCCCGAGTGTTTCCAGGAAGAGCAGAAGCAGCTTTACAACATCCCATCCAGCTCAGAAAAAGCGGGAGCTGTTATCCAGAAAGCCTCACCAGTGGGCAAC TTATATGATGTCCCTCCCAAAAGAGAAACTGATGTTTCAGAAAATGCATCTTGGAAAAAGTGCTGGGACCATTACAATACCTTGCCAAATCCTCGAAAGTCAGAATGGATTTATGATATTCCAGTATCACCCGAAAAAACAGGATTAAAACAAAACCCTTCTGGCCATTCCGTGGAGAACCAGGTGCTGTACGATATACCACCAGCCAGATACAAGGCGCTAACCACAAATACTGAAGCCAAAGTTGTAAATCCACAATTATATGATATTCCACCAACACAACGGAAATTAACATTTCCAGATATCCATCTTTATGATGTTCCATCGTCACGGGACATGCTCCTTTTGCCACAAAATGGTAGCTGTGATGTATCCCCTAGTCTCCTGACGCCAAAGACTGAGACTCAGATCTCTGAAGAGAATGTTTATGATATTCCAAAAGGTTTGCCCACCGCTGTGCAGTCcaagaaagagatggaaaaagcCAGCGATATTTCTGGAGACCAAGCATACAGTGCTCCTCCAGAGCTCTCAAGATTAAAATTAGAACAAGACAGATTATCTGTTTCTAGTGTGGATAGCAGCACGCTCTCCACATCCTCAGACTCTTCTGCTGAGTCTTTTTCTTTGTCATCATCAGAAGAGCCTGTCAAAGAAATTAAACTGGACCTTGATGTAGCAATAGAGACACTGACTAGATTGCAGCACAGTGTATCCAGCTCAGTTGCAAGTTTAATGATCTTTGTGAGTAGTAAATGGAGATTACAAGAACACCTAGAGAAAAGCATTGAAGAAATCCGTAGAGCAGTTGATCATATAAAAGTATCACTGGGAGAATTCTTGGCCTTTGCTCAAGCCATAAAGGTAAATGCCTCTTACCTCACTGATAACAACCTTCAGACCAGAATTAAAAAACAGCTAGAAATCCTTATGAACTCATTCaaaattttaacagaaacaagAGAAGCTCTAAACAGCTGCAACTGGTCACTAGAGGCTTTGGTCCTCAGGAAACCTCAGAACAACCCAGATGATCTTGATCGCTTTGTTATGGTAGCCCGCACGATTCCGGATGATATCAAGAGGTTTGTATCCATCATAATTGCCAATGGAAAGCTTCTCTTCAAAAAGAATGAGAAGGAACAAGAACTGAAGCAATCAAAAGCGAATCCAGAACACAAAATGGCAAAACAAATCACAGTGCCAAGAAGAACAGAAATAGATTCACTTCAAAAAAATAGTCCTGATAAACACAACCAAACTCAGGTCTCTTctgaaaaaccaaaagaaaatgtcactgagGACTGTGATTATGTTCAGCTACAG GTTTTGCCATCTGCAAAAAAGACTGTAATTCAAAGCAAGCAGGACTCTGCAAAGAAAATCACTCTCCCAGAACACTGTAAGCTGTGTTTCAGTGCACTTCACAAGGCAATTGGTGTATTTACTAATAGTCTGAGCAATAACCAGCCACCCGAAGTCTTCATATCCCACAGCAAATTGATCATTATGGTGGGACAAAAGTTAGTGGATTCCCTCTGCCAGGAAACTCAAGAAAGAGATGCTCGGAATGACATTCTCCACAGCAGCAGCCGGTTTTGCAGCCTCTTGAAGAATCTGGCTCTCGCCACAAAAAATGCTGCAATACAATATCCAAATGCAAATGCTATGAGGGAACTTCAGGATCAAACTGAGGAGCTGTCTAAGTACACACAGCAGTTTAGAGCAATGATGGAATGA
- the CASS4 gene encoding cas scaffolding protein family member 4 isoform X1: MTTMDKNIRINRTAKNTLAKALYDNKAECSDELAFRKGDILTVLDQNVIGSEGWWKCSLHGRQGLAPANRLQLLTASQAVLLPPSTRGDSTESPVAQQNIYQVPSVPKSTVLSSTYEKMEGWVKSPGRVSTLSAQGVYQVPALAAQLLSERTQSSTNQYLLTLPRACRASVPNIRSEVYDVPSTQRRESLLTQSGATPPTARKGSVLVRSPECFQEEQKQLYNIPSSSEKAGAVIQKASPVGNLYDVPPKRETDVSENASWKKCWDHYNTLPNPRKSEWIYDIPVSPEKTGLKQNPSGHSVENQVLYDIPPARYKALTTNTEAKVVNPQLYDIPPTQRKLTFPDIHLYDVPSSRDMLLLPQNGSCDVSPSLLTPKTETQISEENVYDIPKGLPTAVQSKKEMEKASDISGDQAYSAPPELSRLKLEQDRLSVSSVDSSTLSTSSDSSAESFSLSSSEEPVKEIKLDLDVAIETLTRLQHSVSSSVASLMIFVSSKWRLQEHLEKSIEEIRRAVDHIKVSLGEFLAFAQAIKVNASYLTDNNLQTRIKKQLEILMNSFKILTETREALNSCNWSLEALVLRKPQNNPDDLDRFVMVARTIPDDIKRFVSIIIANGKLLFKKNEKEQELKQSKANPEHKMAKQITVPRRTEIDSLQKNSPDKHNQTQVSSEKPKENVTEDCDYVQLQAQKIISGKEVAKKSTDSKPKVLPSAKKTVIQSKQDSAKKITLPEHCKLCFSALHKAIGVFTNSLSNNQPPEVFISHSKLIIMVGQKLVDSLCQETQERDARNDILHSSSRFCSLLKNLALATKNAAIQYPNANAMRELQDQTEELSKYTQQFRAMME; encoded by the exons ATGACAACAATGGATAAAAACATAAGAATCAACAGAACTGCCAAG aatACCTTGGCAAAGGCACTGTACGACAACAAAGCGGAGTGCTCAGATGAGCTGGCCTTCCGCAAAGGAGACATCCTGACGGTTCTGGACCAAAACGTCATTGGCAGTGAGGGCTGGTGGAAATGCTCCCTCCACGGCAGGCAGGGCCTGGCCCCCGCTAACCGCCTCCAGCTCCTCACCGCCTCTCAGGCTGTCCTGCTGCCTCCTTCCACCCGGGGTGACTCCACAGAATCGCCAGTGGCCCAACAAAACATCTACCAGGTTCCTTCTGTCCCCAAGTCTACTGTCTTGTCGTCTACCTATGAGAAGATGGAGGGGTGGGTTAAATCTCCAGGCAGGGTCTCTACCCTGTCTGCCCAAGGAGTATATCAGGTACCAGCCTTGGCTGCACAGCTGCTCAGTGAAAGGACCCAAAGCTCAACAAACCAG TACCTGCTTACTCTCCCAAGAGCATGCCGAGCTTCAGTCCCAAATATCAGGAGCGAGGTGTATGATGTCCCTTCCACACAGCGCCGGGAGTCCTTGCTCACACAG AGTGGTGCCACTCCTCCCACTGCGCGAAAGGGCTCTGTGCTGGTCAGATCCCCCGAGTGTTTCCAGGAAGAGCAGAAGCAGCTTTACAACATCCCATCCAGCTCAGAAAAAGCGGGAGCTGTTATCCAGAAAGCCTCACCAGTGGGCAAC TTATATGATGTCCCTCCCAAAAGAGAAACTGATGTTTCAGAAAATGCATCTTGGAAAAAGTGCTGGGACCATTACAATACCTTGCCAAATCCTCGAAAGTCAGAATGGATTTATGATATTCCAGTATCACCCGAAAAAACAGGATTAAAACAAAACCCTTCTGGCCATTCCGTGGAGAACCAGGTGCTGTACGATATACCACCAGCCAGATACAAGGCGCTAACCACAAATACTGAAGCCAAAGTTGTAAATCCACAATTATATGATATTCCACCAACACAACGGAAATTAACATTTCCAGATATCCATCTTTATGATGTTCCATCGTCACGGGACATGCTCCTTTTGCCACAAAATGGTAGCTGTGATGTATCCCCTAGTCTCCTGACGCCAAAGACTGAGACTCAGATCTCTGAAGAGAATGTTTATGATATTCCAAAAGGTTTGCCCACCGCTGTGCAGTCcaagaaagagatggaaaaagcCAGCGATATTTCTGGAGACCAAGCATACAGTGCTCCTCCAGAGCTCTCAAGATTAAAATTAGAACAAGACAGATTATCTGTTTCTAGTGTGGATAGCAGCACGCTCTCCACATCCTCAGACTCTTCTGCTGAGTCTTTTTCTTTGTCATCATCAGAAGAGCCTGTCAAAGAAATTAAACTGGACCTTGATGTAGCAATAGAGACACTGACTAGATTGCAGCACAGTGTATCCAGCTCAGTTGCAAGTTTAATGATCTTTGTGAGTAGTAAATGGAGATTACAAGAACACCTAGAGAAAAGCATTGAAGAAATCCGTAGAGCAGTTGATCATATAAAAGTATCACTGGGAGAATTCTTGGCCTTTGCTCAAGCCATAAAGGTAAATGCCTCTTACCTCACTGATAACAACCTTCAGACCAGAATTAAAAAACAGCTAGAAATCCTTATGAACTCATTCaaaattttaacagaaacaagAGAAGCTCTAAACAGCTGCAACTGGTCACTAGAGGCTTTGGTCCTCAGGAAACCTCAGAACAACCCAGATGATCTTGATCGCTTTGTTATGGTAGCCCGCACGATTCCGGATGATATCAAGAGGTTTGTATCCATCATAATTGCCAATGGAAAGCTTCTCTTCAAAAAGAATGAGAAGGAACAAGAACTGAAGCAATCAAAAGCGAATCCAGAACACAAAATGGCAAAACAAATCACAGTGCCAAGAAGAACAGAAATAGATTCACTTCAAAAAAATAGTCCTGATAAACACAACCAAACTCAGGTCTCTTctgaaaaaccaaaagaaaatgtcactgagGACTGTGATTATGTTCAGCTACAG GCACAGAAAATCATTTCAGGGAAAGAAGTAGCAAAGAAGAGTACAGATTCAAAACCAAAG GTTTTGCCATCTGCAAAAAAGACTGTAATTCAAAGCAAGCAGGACTCTGCAAAGAAAATCACTCTCCCAGAACACTGTAAGCTGTGTTTCAGTGCACTTCACAAGGCAATTGGTGTATTTACTAATAGTCTGAGCAATAACCAGCCACCCGAAGTCTTCATATCCCACAGCAAATTGATCATTATGGTGGGACAAAAGTTAGTGGATTCCCTCTGCCAGGAAACTCAAGAAAGAGATGCTCGGAATGACATTCTCCACAGCAGCAGCCGGTTTTGCAGCCTCTTGAAGAATCTGGCTCTCGCCACAAAAAATGCTGCAATACAATATCCAAATGCAAATGCTATGAGGGAACTTCAGGATCAAACTGAGGAGCTGTCTAAGTACACACAGCAGTTTAGAGCAATGATGGAATGA
- the CASS4 gene encoding cas scaffolding protein family member 4 isoform X3, giving the protein MTTMDKNIRINRTAKNTLAKALYDNKAECSDELAFRKGDILTVLDQNVIGSEGWWKCSLHGRQGLAPANRLQLLTASQAVLLPPSTRGDSTESPVAQQNIYQVPSVPKSTVLSSTYEKMEGWVKSPGRVSTLSAQGVYQVPALAAQLLSERTQSSTNQYLLTLPRACRASVPNIRSEVYDVPSTQRRESLLTQSGATPPTARKGSVLVRSPECFQEEQKQLYNIPSSSEKAGAVIQKASPVGNLYDVPPKRETDVSENASWKKCWDHYNTLPNPRKSEWIYDIPVSPEKTGLKQNPSGHSVENQVLYDIPPARYKALTTNTEAKVVNPQLYDIPPTQRKLTFPDIHLYDVPSSRDMLLLPQNGSCDVSPSLLTPKTETQISEENVYDIPKGLPTAVQSKKEMEKASDISGDQAYSAPPELSRLKLEQDRLSVSSVDSSTLSTSSDSSAESFSLSSSEEPVKEIKLDLDVAIETLTRLQHSVSSSVASLMIFVSSKWRLQEHLEKSIEEIRRAVDHIKVSLGEFLAFAQAIKVNASYLTDNNLQTRIKKQLEILMNSFKILTETREALNSCNWSLEALVLRKPQNNPDDLDRFVMVARTIPDDIKRFVSIIIANGKLLFKKNEKEQELKQSKANPEHKMAKQITVPRRTEIDSLQKNSPDKHNQTQVSSEKPKENVTEDCDYVQLQVLPSAKKTVIQSKQDSAKKITLPEHCKLCFSALHKAIGVFTNSLSNNQPPEVFISHSKLIIMVGQKLVDSLCQETQERDARNDILHSSSRFCSLLKNLALATKNAAIQYPNANAMRELQDQTEELSKYTQQFRAMME; this is encoded by the exons ATGACAACAATGGATAAAAACATAAGAATCAACAGAACTGCCAAG aatACCTTGGCAAAGGCACTGTACGACAACAAAGCGGAGTGCTCAGATGAGCTGGCCTTCCGCAAAGGAGACATCCTGACGGTTCTGGACCAAAACGTCATTGGCAGTGAGGGCTGGTGGAAATGCTCCCTCCACGGCAGGCAGGGCCTGGCCCCCGCTAACCGCCTCCAGCTCCTCACCGCCTCTCAGGCTGTCCTGCTGCCTCCTTCCACCCGGGGTGACTCCACAGAATCGCCAGTGGCCCAACAAAACATCTACCAGGTTCCTTCTGTCCCCAAGTCTACTGTCTTGTCGTCTACCTATGAGAAGATGGAGGGGTGGGTTAAATCTCCAGGCAGGGTCTCTACCCTGTCTGCCCAAGGAGTATATCAGGTACCAGCCTTGGCTGCACAGCTGCTCAGTGAAAGGACCCAAAGCTCAACAAACCAG TACCTGCTTACTCTCCCAAGAGCATGCCGAGCTTCAGTCCCAAATATCAGGAGCGAGGTGTATGATGTCCCTTCCACACAGCGCCGGGAGTCCTTGCTCACACAG AGTGGTGCCACTCCTCCCACTGCGCGAAAGGGCTCTGTGCTGGTCAGATCCCCCGAGTGTTTCCAGGAAGAGCAGAAGCAGCTTTACAACATCCCATCCAGCTCAGAAAAAGCGGGAGCTGTTATCCAGAAAGCCTCACCAGTGGGCAAC TTATATGATGTCCCTCCCAAAAGAGAAACTGATGTTTCAGAAAATGCATCTTGGAAAAAGTGCTGGGACCATTACAATACCTTGCCAAATCCTCGAAAGTCAGAATGGATTTATGATATTCCAGTATCACCCGAAAAAACAGGATTAAAACAAAACCCTTCTGGCCATTCCGTGGAGAACCAGGTGCTGTACGATATACCACCAGCCAGATACAAGGCGCTAACCACAAATACTGAAGCCAAAGTTGTAAATCCACAATTATATGATATTCCACCAACACAACGGAAATTAACATTTCCAGATATCCATCTTTATGATGTTCCATCGTCACGGGACATGCTCCTTTTGCCACAAAATGGTAGCTGTGATGTATCCCCTAGTCTCCTGACGCCAAAGACTGAGACTCAGATCTCTGAAGAGAATGTTTATGATATTCCAAAAGGTTTGCCCACCGCTGTGCAGTCcaagaaagagatggaaaaagcCAGCGATATTTCTGGAGACCAAGCATACAGTGCTCCTCCAGAGCTCTCAAGATTAAAATTAGAACAAGACAGATTATCTGTTTCTAGTGTGGATAGCAGCACGCTCTCCACATCCTCAGACTCTTCTGCTGAGTCTTTTTCTTTGTCATCATCAGAAGAGCCTGTCAAAGAAATTAAACTGGACCTTGATGTAGCAATAGAGACACTGACTAGATTGCAGCACAGTGTATCCAGCTCAGTTGCAAGTTTAATGATCTTTGTGAGTAGTAAATGGAGATTACAAGAACACCTAGAGAAAAGCATTGAAGAAATCCGTAGAGCAGTTGATCATATAAAAGTATCACTGGGAGAATTCTTGGCCTTTGCTCAAGCCATAAAGGTAAATGCCTCTTACCTCACTGATAACAACCTTCAGACCAGAATTAAAAAACAGCTAGAAATCCTTATGAACTCATTCaaaattttaacagaaacaagAGAAGCTCTAAACAGCTGCAACTGGTCACTAGAGGCTTTGGTCCTCAGGAAACCTCAGAACAACCCAGATGATCTTGATCGCTTTGTTATGGTAGCCCGCACGATTCCGGATGATATCAAGAGGTTTGTATCCATCATAATTGCCAATGGAAAGCTTCTCTTCAAAAAGAATGAGAAGGAACAAGAACTGAAGCAATCAAAAGCGAATCCAGAACACAAAATGGCAAAACAAATCACAGTGCCAAGAAGAACAGAAATAGATTCACTTCAAAAAAATAGTCCTGATAAACACAACCAAACTCAGGTCTCTTctgaaaaaccaaaagaaaatgtcactgagGACTGTGATTATGTTCAGCTACAG GTTTTGCCATCTGCAAAAAAGACTGTAATTCAAAGCAAGCAGGACTCTGCAAAGAAAATCACTCTCCCAGAACACTGTAAGCTGTGTTTCAGTGCACTTCACAAGGCAATTGGTGTATTTACTAATAGTCTGAGCAATAACCAGCCACCCGAAGTCTTCATATCCCACAGCAAATTGATCATTATGGTGGGACAAAAGTTAGTGGATTCCCTCTGCCAGGAAACTCAAGAAAGAGATGCTCGGAATGACATTCTCCACAGCAGCAGCCGGTTTTGCAGCCTCTTGAAGAATCTGGCTCTCGCCACAAAAAATGCTGCAATACAATATCCAAATGCAAATGCTATGAGGGAACTTCAGGATCAAACTGAGGAGCTGTCTAAGTACACACAGCAGTTTAGAGCAATGATGGAATGA